The following are encoded together in the Lathyrus oleraceus cultivar Zhongwan6 chromosome 3, CAAS_Psat_ZW6_1.0, whole genome shotgun sequence genome:
- the LOC127126180 gene encoding BTB/POZ and MATH domain-containing protein 2 isoform X1 has product MGKILRETAKPSSSSCSPSSSSEPATTSSTSITETVKGSHQFKITGYSLSKGIGIGKYIASDIFSVGGYDWAIYFYPDGKSVEDNATYVSLFIALASEGTDVRALFELTLLDQSGKERHKVHSHFERTLESGPYTLKYRGSMWGYKRFFKRTALETSDYLKDDCLSVNCSVGVVRSHTEGPKIYSIAIPSSNIGHQFGQLLETGIGNDVSFEVDGEVFTAHKLVLAARSPVFRAQLFGPMKDHNTRCIKVEDMEAPVFKALLHFIYWDSLPDMQELTGMNTKWATTLMAQHLLAAADRYALERLRLICEASLCEDVAINTVATTLALAEQHHCFQLKAVCLKFIATSENLRAVMQTDGFEYLKESCPPVLTELLEYVARFTEHSDFMCKHRNEAILDGSDINGRRVKQRL; this is encoded by the exons ATGGGTAAAATTCTCCGAGAAACCGCGAAGCCATCGTCCAGTTCATGTTCTCCGTCTTCCTCATCGGAACCGGCGACAACCTCGTCGACTTCGATCACGGAGACAGTGAAAGGATCTCACCAGTTCAAGATCACGGGGTACTCGTTGTCGAAGGGGATCGGGATTGGGAAATACATAGCGTCGGATATATTCTCTGTGGGTGGGTACGATTGGGCAATCTATTTCTACCCTGATGGAAAGAGTGTTGAGGATAATGCTACCTACGTCTCCCTCTTCATCGCGCTCGCTAGCGAAGGCACTGATGTTAGAGCTCTGTTTGAGTTGACCCTTTTAGATCAGAGTGGGAAGGAGAGGCATAAGGTTCATAGTCATTTCGAGAGGACTCTTGAAAGCGGGCCTTACACCTTAAAATACCGCGGCAGTATGTG GGGTTACAAGCGGTTTTTTAAGAGGACGGCTTTAGAGACATCAGACTACCTTAAAGATGACTGCCTCTCTGTAAATTGTAGTGTTGGTGTTGTGAGGTCACACACAGAAGGCCCAAAGATATATTCCATTGCAATACCATCTTCTAACATTGGTCACCAATTTGGTCAACTGTTGGAAACTGGTATAGGAAATGATGTGAGTTTTGAAGTGGATGGGGAAGTTTTTACTGCTCATAAATTGGTGCTAGCTGCGCGTTCACCTGTTTTCAGAGCCCAGCTTTTTGGTCCTATGAAAGATCATAATACCCGGTGTATTAAAGTTGAAGACATGGAAGCTCCAGTTTTTAAG GCATTGCTTCATTTTATATACTGGGACTCACTGCCTGACATGCAAGAGCTTACCGGTATGAACACAAAATGGGCAACAACCTTGATGGCCCAACATCTTCTAGCGGCTGCTGATCGGTATGCTTTGGAGAGGCTCAGGCTTATATGTGAAGCGAGTCTATGTGAAGATGTTGCCATAAATACTGTGGCTACGACTTTAGCCTTGGCAGAGCAGCACCACTGTTTCCAGCTGAAAGCAGTCTGTCTCAAGTTTATTGCTACCTCCGAAAATCTCAGAG CTGTGATGCAAACTGATGGATTTGAGTACTTGAAGGAAAGTTGCCCGCCTGTTCTGACTGAGCTACTGGAGTACGTGGCTAGATTTACAGAGCATTCGGACTTTATGTGCAAGCATAGGAATGAAGCAATACTTGATGGCAGTGACATAAATGGGAGGCGGGTGAAGCAAAGGCTTTAG
- the LOC127126180 gene encoding BTB/POZ and MATH domain-containing protein 2 isoform X2, protein MVGEGIMPFDWGYKRFFKRTALETSDYLKDDCLSVNCSVGVVRSHTEGPKIYSIAIPSSNIGHQFGQLLETGIGNDVSFEVDGEVFTAHKLVLAARSPVFRAQLFGPMKDHNTRCIKVEDMEAPVFKALLHFIYWDSLPDMQELTGMNTKWATTLMAQHLLAAADRYALERLRLICEASLCEDVAINTVATTLALAEQHHCFQLKAVCLKFIATSENLRAVMQTDGFEYLKESCPPVLTELLEYVARFTEHSDFMCKHRNEAILDGSDINGRRVKQRL, encoded by the exons ATGGTTGGGGAAGGGATCATGCCATTTGATTG GGGTTACAAGCGGTTTTTTAAGAGGACGGCTTTAGAGACATCAGACTACCTTAAAGATGACTGCCTCTCTGTAAATTGTAGTGTTGGTGTTGTGAGGTCACACACAGAAGGCCCAAAGATATATTCCATTGCAATACCATCTTCTAACATTGGTCACCAATTTGGTCAACTGTTGGAAACTGGTATAGGAAATGATGTGAGTTTTGAAGTGGATGGGGAAGTTTTTACTGCTCATAAATTGGTGCTAGCTGCGCGTTCACCTGTTTTCAGAGCCCAGCTTTTTGGTCCTATGAAAGATCATAATACCCGGTGTATTAAAGTTGAAGACATGGAAGCTCCAGTTTTTAAG GCATTGCTTCATTTTATATACTGGGACTCACTGCCTGACATGCAAGAGCTTACCGGTATGAACACAAAATGGGCAACAACCTTGATGGCCCAACATCTTCTAGCGGCTGCTGATCGGTATGCTTTGGAGAGGCTCAGGCTTATATGTGAAGCGAGTCTATGTGAAGATGTTGCCATAAATACTGTGGCTACGACTTTAGCCTTGGCAGAGCAGCACCACTGTTTCCAGCTGAAAGCAGTCTGTCTCAAGTTTATTGCTACCTCCGAAAATCTCAGAG CTGTGATGCAAACTGATGGATTTGAGTACTTGAAGGAAAGTTGCCCGCCTGTTCTGACTGAGCTACTGGAGTACGTGGCTAGATTTACAGAGCATTCGGACTTTATGTGCAAGCATAGGAATGAAGCAATACTTGATGGCAGTGACATAAATGGGAGGCGGGTGAAGCAAAGGCTTTAG
- the LOC127126183 gene encoding uncharacterized protein LOC127126183, whose protein sequence is MASNEDHPHGDETVGGAEREIKRGIMVMKKVIRDRDRGVLIKVHWNEGGQLIEPNGSTLTSFIGALVRNEVPITCDNWRNKQLNEAKDKIWSEIKRCFDIEENRRDHCLKLAGKLLRGFRTFLSTTFLRDTEGTFVDAELPSKYASLISPKEWETFKSKRKTQEFKSVSETNRQRASSPAYPYRKGRVGYGRLEQSILTKENSSETSLPAHVLWKEARVGKDGKIKEDVQQIFEKCETLSQSIVPYEDTDCRSILSRALDVPEYSGRVRGKGFGITQKSLNIKKQKTPSNKELQQTLEALKAEVLELRKERERDRAAGFKDTSDKDSINCNFQPTIPEGISPCHLYLARPTYRMVGKGKVHNNLGELLHTKPLPTGSLKVSVDIALEKDALLPHPDDVSDATLLGDAIGSFVAWPTDLIIVGYETPTKSKAKDKGIAREIESVASQKEIPVAKKTEISKRTGAKKKNPSKYRACLHTYLETTDISDGCVRLIPMDGAIFGFEYAEPLGKEDFDQILYHTQLSVGVINTYMRYLYDKLMGPRGLEQRFSFLNPMKTNLTEMIRKPDEVRTYVVERFMADTDREKLFFLPFNTGDGGHWLLVAINPFKEIVYYLDSLHNDWTTYPAMKTIVDTIIQTVRAQRKIQVPKRKANNITWNRVECPRQRNNIDCGYYTLRFMKETLLMDRTDIPSDYFDEYRCAYYSKDQLDEIKEELCQFIIELQVL, encoded by the exons ATGGCTAGTAACGAGGATCACCCACATGGTGATGAGACCGTTGGTGGTGCGGAAAGGGAAATTAAACGTGGAATAATGGTTATGAAGAAAGTTATTCGAGATAGAGATCGAGGCGTTTTAATAAAAGTGCATTGGAACGAAGGTGgacaactaattgagcctaacggttcaacATTGACAAGTTTTATTGGTGCATTGGTAAGGAATGAAGTTCCAATTACTTGTGATAATTGGAGAAATAAACAATTGAACGAAGCTAAAGACAAAATatggagtgagataaag AGGTGTTTCGACATCGAAGAAAACAGAAGAGATCATTGTCTCAAATTGGCCGGAAAGTTACTAAGAGGGTTTAGAACCTTTTTATCAACCACCTTTCTTAGGGATACGGAAGGTACTTTTGTTGATGCAGAGCTTCCATCTAAATATGCAAGTTTGATTTCACCTAAAGAATGGGAAACGTTTAAATCCAAACGAAAAACCCAAGAATTTAAGAGTGTAAGTGAAACAAACCGGCAAAGAGCATCAAGTCCGGCGTATCCCTATAGAAAAGGGCGTGTTGGATATGGACGCTTAGAGCAGTCTATA TTAACAAAGGAGAATAGTTCTGAAACATCTCTTCCggcacatgttttgtggaaggaagcccgtgtcGGTAAGGATGGAAAGATTAAAGAAGACGTTCAACAAATATTTGAGAAATGT GAGACTCTATCTCAATCTATAGTTCCATATGAAGACACTGATTGCAGGAGCATACTGAGTCGAGCATTAGATGTTCCcgagtattctggtcgggtgaggggcAAGGGATTTGGGATCACTCAAAAATCCTTGaatattaaaaaacaaaagaCTCCTAGCAATAAAGAACTGCAGCAAACTTTGGAAGCTTTAAAAGCTGAAGTTCTTGAATTAAGAAAGGAAAGAGAAAGAGATCGAGCAGCGGGTTTTAAAGATACTAGTGACAAAGATAGTATCAATTGTAATTTTCAACCGACTATTCCAGAG ggcatttcaccttgtcacCTCTACTTAGCGAGACCGACttatcggatggttggcaaggggAAAGTTCATAACAATTTGGGTGAATTACTTCACACTAAACCGCTCCCTACTGGATCTTTGAAAGTCTCGGTTGATATTGCTTTGGAGAAGGATGCGTTATTACCACATCCTGACGATGTTTCGGATGCAACTTTATTGGGAGATGCCATAGGTTcatttgttgcatggccgacagACCTCATTAtcgtaggatatgag actcccacaaaatccaaagCAAAAGATAAGGGGATTGCGCGGgaaatcgagtcagttgcatcgCAAAAAGAG ATTCCTGTTGCTAAGAAGACTGAAATTTCCAAGAGGACCGGGGCTAAAAAGAAAAATCCTTCCAAGTATAGAGCGTGCCTCCATACATATTTAGAAACGACAGATATTTCGGATGGATGTGTTCGTTTAATACCTATGGATGGAGCTATTTTTGGTTTTGAGTATGCCGAGCCATTGGGTAAAGAggattttgatcaaattttgtATCATACGCAATTAAGCGTTGGTGTTATCAACACATACATGAG GTATTTATATGACAAATTGATGGGTCCGCGTGGGTTGGAGCAAAGATTCTCATTCTTAAATCCCATGAAAACGAACTTAACCGAAATGATAAGAAAACCAGATGAAGTCAGGACGTATGTAGTCGAGCGCTTTATGGCCGACACAGATAGAGAAAAGTTGTTCTTTTTACCGTTTAATACCGGCGACGG tggacattggttgttggTCGCGATAAATCCTTTTAAAGAAATTGTGTATTATTTGGATTCTTTACAcaatgattggacaacataccctGCTATGAAGACGATAGTTGACAC CattatacaaactgttcgagcACAAAGAAAAATTCAAGTACCAAAGAGAAAAGCCAATAACATTACATGGAATAGAGTGGAG TGTCCTCGACAGCGTAATAATATAGATTGTGGATATTACACGTTGAGGTTTATGAAAGAAACTCTTCTTATGGATCGAACAGATATTCCATCTGAT tactttgatgaatatAGATGTGCTTATTACTCAAAAGATCAGTTGGATGAAATTAAAGaggaattgtgtcaattcattatcGAGCTACAGGTTTTGTGA